Proteins from a single region of Chryseobacterium sp. T16E-39:
- a CDS encoding DUF1801 domain-containing protein yields the protein MIHPDTIDYNNTQSKESDQEICKKLSVIIGHQLQEAENKIWHRHPVWFLDGNPIVGYSKLKDSVRLLFWSGQSFEESDLKVEGSFKAAEIRYTSPEQIDEADLKRWLEKSQRIQWDYKNIVKRKGELIRLI from the coding sequence ATGATACATCCCGATACAATAGATTATAACAATACACAATCGAAAGAATCGGATCAGGAAATCTGCAAAAAACTCTCTGTGATTATCGGTCATCAGCTGCAGGAGGCTGAAAATAAAATCTGGCACAGACATCCCGTTTGGTTTTTAGATGGAAATCCTATTGTTGGGTATAGTAAGTTGAAAGATTCTGTACGCTTATTATTTTGGAGTGGACAATCTTTTGAGGAAAGCGACCTGAAAGTAGAAGGTTCTTTTAAGGCTGCGGAGATCAGATATACATCACCAGAGCAAATTGATGAAGCTGATCTGAAAAGATGGCTTGAAAAATCGCAACGCATTCAGTGGGACTATAAAAACATTGTCAAAAGAAAAGGAGAATTGATACGGTTAATATAA